Proteins encoded by one window of Halorubrum ruber:
- a CDS encoding Nif3-like dinuclear metal center hexameric protein → MKLSEYVERLDDELDTAAYADVDASANGLQVGPDEGEVERVAFAVDAATATIEAAADAGADVLVVHHGLSWGGIERVTGRVHDRIAALVENDLALYVSHLPLDGHQELGNAAGVADAVGLSDRDPFGEMGPVTIGTIGETASPRSAAAIRETLDDFEGQPDGEASPTRVLDFGPDEIERVAVVTGSGVDWLDEAVAADADALITGEGKQQVYHDAREAGITVFLAGHYATETFGVRALQSLTDDWGVETTYLSHPTGL, encoded by the coding sequence ATGAAGCTCTCCGAGTACGTCGAGCGACTCGACGACGAACTCGACACGGCCGCGTATGCCGACGTCGACGCGAGCGCGAACGGGTTACAGGTGGGTCCGGACGAGGGCGAGGTCGAGCGCGTCGCCTTCGCGGTCGACGCCGCGACGGCGACCATCGAGGCCGCCGCGGACGCGGGGGCGGACGTCCTCGTCGTCCACCACGGGCTCTCGTGGGGCGGCATCGAGCGCGTCACGGGCCGCGTTCACGACCGGATCGCGGCCTTGGTCGAAAACGACCTCGCGCTGTACGTCTCCCACCTCCCGCTCGACGGGCACCAGGAACTGGGCAACGCGGCGGGGGTCGCGGACGCGGTGGGGCTCTCCGACCGCGACCCGTTCGGCGAGATGGGGCCGGTGACGATCGGGACGATCGGCGAGACTGCGTCGCCGCGGTCGGCGGCCGCGATTCGCGAGACGCTCGACGACTTCGAGGGCCAGCCCGACGGCGAGGCGTCGCCCACGCGGGTACTCGACTTCGGCCCCGACGAGATCGAGCGGGTCGCGGTCGTCACCGGCTCCGGGGTCGACTGGCTCGACGAGGCGGTCGCGGCCGACGCGGACGCCCTGATCACGGGCGAGGGGAAACAGCAGGTCTACCACGACGCGCGGGAGGCCGGAATTACCGTGTTCCTCGCCGGGCACTACGCCACGGAGACGTTCGGCGTCCGCGCGCTCCAGTCGCTGACGGACGACTGGGGCGTCGAGACGACGTACCTCTCGCACCCGACCGGGCTGTAG
- a CDS encoding precorrin-2 dehydrogenase/sirohydrochlorin ferrochelatase family protein: protein MTPLYHDLAGETVAVFGGGAVGSRKAAGFDEAGRIVVVSPEFDERVRELADERDADQREADERDGDEGPDGPSVELVRAAPDADAVAEWIDRLDPALAVAATDDAAVNAAVESAALDRGILVNRTDVSGGRDPGSVVVPATVEDDPVTVALSTGGTSPALAKALRERIEAEIEGAGEMAALSGEIREELKTAGVAPEKRREAVRRVVRSRGVWKGLQKGRSNGRQEADTVIEEVLDR from the coding sequence GTGACCCCGCTCTACCACGACCTCGCGGGCGAGACGGTCGCCGTCTTCGGCGGCGGTGCCGTCGGCTCGCGAAAGGCTGCCGGGTTCGACGAGGCGGGCCGGATCGTCGTCGTCAGCCCAGAGTTCGACGAGCGGGTGCGCGAGCTCGCGGACGAGCGGGATGCGGACCAGCGCGAGGCCGACGAACGAGACGGGGACGAGGGCCCGGACGGGCCGTCGGTCGAACTGGTCCGCGCCGCGCCGGATGCCGACGCCGTCGCGGAGTGGATCGACCGCCTCGATCCCGCGCTCGCGGTCGCGGCGACGGACGACGCCGCGGTCAACGCGGCCGTGGAGTCGGCCGCGCTCGACCGGGGAATCCTCGTCAACCGCACGGACGTGTCGGGCGGTCGCGACCCCGGGAGCGTGGTGGTGCCCGCGACGGTCGAGGACGACCCGGTGACCGTTGCCCTCTCGACGGGGGGAACGAGTCCCGCCTTGGCGAAGGCGCTCCGAGAGCGGATCGAGGCCGAGATCGAGGGTGCGGGCGAGATGGCGGCGCTCTCGGGGGAGATCCGCGAGGAGCTGAAAACGGCGGGTGTCGCCCCCGAAAAGCGGCGGGAAGCGGTCCGACGCGTTGTCAGATCCCGGGGGGTTTGGAAGGGTTTACAAAAGGGGAGATCCAACGGACGGCAAGAGGCTGACACCGTGATTGAGGAGGTACTCGACCGATGA
- the hemA gene encoding glutamyl-tRNA reductase: MRETGAIAGVSVAHADATVDEIEAAGGDGVRATVSDLLAREGVEEAFAVQTCNRSEAYVVTDRTVDGTTALSTFAPDVRGGAVRRLDHEESLEHLMRVASGLESLVLGEDQIIGQLREAYEESKSAGGIGPVLKDAVTKALHVGERARTETEINEGVVSLGSAAVRLAASEIDLTDGTAVVVGAGEMGTLAARTLDDTAVSEIVVANRTVPHAEFVVEEVDTAAEAVSLADLPAIIPDADLVVTATGSPDLVVHPSYVDGAGRVVCIDIAQPRDVDPAAGAREGVTVYDIDDLEDVTRRTRESRAEEARKVESIIDEELDRILQAYKRKRADDAISAMYAGADQVKARELDRAMSKLEAQGGLTDEQRETVEDLADALVGQLLAAPTRSLRDAAGEDDWETIRTALRLFDPEFTSGAEGPEEADIADAAAGGPDAVPDSVAEELDD, from the coding sequence ATGAGAGAGACGGGTGCGATCGCCGGCGTGAGCGTCGCCCACGCCGACGCGACCGTCGACGAGATCGAGGCCGCCGGCGGCGACGGCGTCCGCGCGACCGTCTCCGACCTGCTCGCGCGCGAAGGGGTCGAGGAGGCGTTCGCGGTGCAGACGTGTAACCGCTCGGAGGCGTACGTCGTCACCGACCGGACCGTCGACGGCACGACGGCGCTGTCGACGTTCGCGCCGGACGTGCGCGGCGGCGCGGTCCGCCGCCTCGACCACGAGGAGAGCTTAGAGCACCTAATGAGAGTCGCCTCCGGGCTGGAGTCGCTCGTACTCGGCGAAGACCAGATTATCGGCCAGCTGCGCGAGGCCTACGAGGAGTCGAAGTCCGCCGGTGGCATCGGCCCGGTGCTCAAAGACGCCGTGACGAAGGCGCTCCACGTCGGCGAGCGCGCGCGGACGGAGACGGAGATCAACGAGGGCGTCGTCTCGCTCGGCTCCGCGGCCGTCCGGCTGGCGGCCAGCGAGATCGATTTGACGGACGGAACCGCTGTCGTCGTCGGCGCCGGCGAGATGGGAACGCTCGCGGCTCGCACGCTCGACGACACCGCAGTCTCGGAGATCGTCGTCGCGAACCGCACCGTGCCGCACGCGGAGTTCGTCGTCGAGGAGGTCGACACCGCCGCCGAGGCGGTGTCGCTCGCGGACCTCCCTGCGATCATCCCCGACGCCGACCTCGTCGTCACCGCGACCGGGAGCCCCGACCTCGTCGTCCACCCGTCGTACGTCGACGGCGCCGGTCGCGTCGTCTGTATCGACATCGCGCAGCCGCGCGACGTCGACCCCGCGGCCGGCGCCCGCGAGGGCGTCACCGTCTACGACATCGACGACCTCGAAGACGTCACCCGGCGGACCCGCGAGAGCCGCGCGGAGGAGGCCCGGAAGGTCGAGTCGATCATCGACGAGGAGCTCGACCGCATCCTTCAGGCGTACAAGCGCAAGCGCGCGGACGACGCCATCTCGGCAATGTACGCCGGCGCGGACCAGGTGAAGGCGCGCGAGCTCGACCGCGCGATGTCGAAGCTCGAGGCGCAGGGCGGGCTGACCGACGAGCAGCGCGAGACGGTCGAAGACTTGGCGGACGCGCTCGTCGGCCAACTGCTCGCGGCGCCGACGCGCTCGCTCCGGGACGCCGCCGGCGAGGACGACTGGGAGACGATCCGGACCGCGCTCCGGCTGTTCGATCCCGAGTTCACGTCGGGGGCCGAGGGGCCGGAGGAGGCGGACATCGCCGACGCCGCGGCCGGCGGCCCGGACGCGGTCCCCGACTCCGTCGCCGAGGAACTGGACGACTAA
- a CDS encoding Lrp/AsnC family transcriptional regulator, with the protein MQEVDADLTALDRAIINAFQGGFPVTERPFDAAAAALRERGVDVTGPELCERVRELDEEGILSRFGALVNAEEIGGAASLVAIHAPEDRYEEIAEAVNEFTAVAHNYEREHPHLNMWFVVSVADHPDPDKDGNDRVEEVLDEIEAATGQETYNLPKLREFHVGAKFLVDGPVPEGDVDLSELGPDVEPSDRGTLTPDERDLVVEIQGGLPVTETPYTDVAAALDADVEWVIETIKRFEREGKVRRVGVIPNHYALGYTENGMTVWNVPEDVLDEVGPAVAELDFVTHCYERPRHAGVWEYNFFAMTHGRTEAESERRIAEVRELMDEHWDVGADDWDTLFSTRILKKTGIRIADRADSNTA; encoded by the coding sequence ATGCAAGAGGTCGACGCGGATCTGACGGCGCTCGACCGCGCGATCATCAACGCGTTCCAGGGCGGGTTCCCGGTGACGGAGCGCCCCTTCGACGCGGCGGCAGCCGCGCTCCGCGAGCGCGGCGTCGACGTGACCGGCCCGGAGCTGTGCGAGCGCGTCCGCGAGCTCGACGAGGAGGGAATCCTCTCGCGGTTCGGCGCGCTCGTCAACGCCGAGGAGATCGGCGGCGCCGCCTCGCTCGTCGCGATACACGCGCCCGAGGACCGCTACGAGGAGATCGCGGAGGCCGTCAACGAGTTCACCGCGGTGGCGCACAACTACGAGCGGGAACACCCCCACCTCAACATGTGGTTCGTGGTGAGCGTCGCCGACCACCCGGACCCCGACAAGGACGGGAACGACCGGGTGGAGGAGGTGCTCGACGAGATCGAGGCCGCGACGGGTCAGGAGACGTACAACCTCCCGAAGCTCCGGGAGTTCCACGTCGGCGCGAAGTTCCTCGTCGACGGGCCGGTTCCCGAGGGCGACGTGGACCTGTCGGAGTTGGGGCCCGACGTGGAGCCCAGCGACCGCGGGACGCTCACGCCCGACGAGCGCGACCTCGTCGTCGAGATCCAGGGCGGGCTCCCGGTGACGGAGACCCCCTACACCGACGTCGCGGCCGCGCTCGACGCCGACGTGGAGTGGGTGATCGAGACGATCAAGCGGTTCGAGCGGGAGGGGAAGGTGCGCCGCGTCGGCGTCATCCCCAACCACTACGCGCTCGGCTACACGGAGAACGGGATGACCGTCTGGAACGTGCCCGAGGACGTCTTAGACGAGGTCGGCCCCGCGGTGGCGGAACTCGACTTCGTCACGCACTGCTACGAGCGCCCGCGCCACGCGGGCGTCTGGGAGTACAATTTCTTCGCGATGACGCACGGGCGCACGGAGGCGGAGAGCGAGCGCCGGATCGCGGAGGTGCGGGAGCTGATGGACGAGCACTGGGATGTCGGCGCCGACGACTGGGACACCCTGTTCTCGACGCGCATCCTGAAGAAGACCGGCATCCGCATCGCGGACCGGGCGGACAGCAACACGGCGTGA